A stretch of the Arachis stenosperma cultivar V10309 chromosome 6, arast.V10309.gnm1.PFL2, whole genome shotgun sequence genome encodes the following:
- the LOC130936232 gene encoding strigolactone esterase D14-like — protein sequence MRTSCDFGGGGIVNVLNAHMYGNGSQTLVLAHGYGTDQTVWHFLIPYLALYFKVLVFDLAFSPNVRPQVYNESKYGSSYDGYAADLVCLLDELNLNETIYLGHSMSAMIGCLAATKRPELFKHLILLSGSPRYLNGEGYKGGFERSVLDTIFKSIKQDFPSWVHTFAPTAIGVKNDPSAVAEFEDSLLRMKPEVALSVAKTVFLSDQRWVLPHVFVPCTIIQSKKDPVVPKHVAFYMKRKLGNNGANNSSNKVKILKTQGHFPQLTAYPLLLKVLKDEFFA from the exons ATGAGAACAAGTTGTGATTTTGGAGGAGGTGGCATAGTTAATGTCCTTAATGCTCACATGTATGGAAATGGATCACAAACATTGGTTCTTGCTCATGGATATGGAACAGATCAAACAGTGTGGCATTTCCTCATTCCTTACCTTGCATTATACTTCAAAGTCTTGGTTTTTGACTTGGCTTTCTCACCAAATGTGAGGCCTCAAGTTTATAATGAAAGCAAGTATGGTTCAAGTTATGATGGATATGCTGCTGACTTGGTGTGCCTTCTTGATGAGCTCAATTTGAATGAGACTATATATTTGGGTCACTCCATGTCTGCCATGATTGGATGCTTGGCTGCAACAAAGAGACCAGAACTCTTTAAGCATCTAATCTTACTCAGTGGTTCTCCAAG GTACCTGAATGGAGAAGGATACAAAGGAGGGTTTGAGAGATCAGTTTTGGACACAATCTTCAAATCAATAAAACAAGATTTCCCAAGTTGGGTACACACCTTTGCTCCAACCGCTATTGGTGTAAAGAACGATCCATCTGCTGTTGCTGAGTTTGAAGACAGCCTTCTAAGAATGAAACCAGAAGTGGCACTTAGTGTTGCCAAAACTGTGTTCTTAAGTGACCAAAGATGGGTTCTGCCACATGTTTTTGTTCCTTGCACTATAATCCAATCCAAAAAAGACCCTGTTGTTCCAAAACATGTTGCATTTTACATGAAGCGAAAGCTTGGTAATAATGGTGCTAATAATAGTTCCAACAAGGTCAAGATTCTCAAAACTCAAGGTCATTTTCCTCAGCTTACTGCTTACCCTTTGTTGTTGAAAGTTCTCAAGGATGAATTCTTTGCTTGA
- the LOC130934962 gene encoding uncharacterized protein LOC130934962 — protein MAVSEEECSSAKPGPSSYPSTKPYYLSKCVLRGSAVLQVLYGHIRSPSSNDVVFGKETSIELVVIGEDGIVQSVCDQPVFGIIKDLAILPWNAKFQMRDPQMWGKDLLIALSDSGKLSFLTFCNEMHRFFPVTHVHLSSPGNTRDLPGRLLAVDSSGCFVAASAYEDRLALFSVSGIGNDIVDERIMYPTESEGTASISTSNHRSTLSGTIWSMCFISQDSKQSNKEHNPILAVVLNRRGKPQNDLILLEWNIKARTISVISQFVEAEAGFLALNIVEVPNSHGLAFLFREGDALLMDLRDACNPCCVYRTNLNFLPNAMEEQTYIEDSCKLQDVDDERFNVAACALLELSDYDPMCIDNDSASTNPSFKYVCSWSWEPENNKDPRMILSVNTGEFFMIEILFESDGLKVSISECLYKGMPCKALLWVKGGYIAAFIEMGDGMVLKLEDGRLCYTNPIQNITPILDMAVVDYHDEKHDQVFACSGEAPEGSLRIIRSGISVDKLIRTAPIYQGVYGAWTVRMKITDSYHSFLVLSFVEQTRILSVGLSFTDVTDSVGFQPNVCTLACGLFSDGLLVQIHKSTVRLCLPTKGAHAEGISMSSPICTSWSPDNMTINLGAVGHNFIVVSTSNPCFLFILGVRLLSAYHYEIYEMHHLGLQNELSCISIPRQKTEQKQPNSSSANKRSTSSLVSGVDINKTFVIGTHKPSVEILSCGPDGVTVVACGTISLTNTMGTTLSGCVPEAVQLVFVDKYYVLAGLRNGMLLRFEWPTRSSSIPLTVDNADLCSTNLVNSVANAFDKRNDLPSVLQLIAIRRIGVTPVFLVPLDDSLDADIIVLCERPWLLHSARHSLSYTSISFQPSTHVTPVCSIEFPKGILFVAENSLHLVEMVHSKRINAQKFHLEGTLRKILYHNESRMLLVLRTGLNYGTCSSDICFVDPTSGSVHSSFRLEPGETGKSMELVRVGSEQALVVGTSLSSGPAIMPSGEAESARGRLLVLCLDHVQNSDSGSMTLCSKAGSSSLRTSPFHEIVTYAPEQLSGSSLGSSPDDNSSDGIKLDENEVWQFRFAYGNTWQGMVLAICPYLDRYFLASAGNTFYVCGFPNDNPQRVRKFAQGRTRFLVTSLTVHFTRIAVGDCRDGVLFYSYHEDTKKLEQLYSDPSLRLVADCILMDAETAVVSDRKGSIAVLCSDHLEDNASPECNLSLNCAYFMGEIAMSIQKGSYSYRLPADDALQGANWPKTNIDSLQNTIIASTLLGSIMIFIPLSREEYELLEAVQTRLAVHHLTAPILGNDHNEFRSRENPAGTPKILDGDMLTQFLELTSMQQQIILSSDPPEMVKSSLKSLLPPHVPINQVVQLLERVHYALN, from the exons ATGGCGGTTTCGGAGGAAGAGTGTTCTTCCGCGAAGCCAGGACCGTCTTCATATCCCTCCACGAAGCCCTACTATCTCTCCAAGTGCGTTCTCAGAGGCAGTGCCGTTCTTCAGGTTCTTTATGGCCACATCCGTTCACCTTCATCGAACGACGTAGTTTTCGGCAAG GAGACATCAATAGAATTGGTGGTCATTGGTGAGGATGGGATTGTACAATCAGTGTGTGATCAACCAGTTTTTGGCATTATCAAAGATCTTGCAATATTGCCATGGAATGCCAAATTCCAAATGCGGGATCCGCAG ATGTGGGGTAAAGATCTTTTGATTGCTTTATCCGAttctgggaagctttcattccTCACATTTTGCAATGAAATGCACAG ATTTTTCCCTGTAACACATGTTCATCTATCTAGTCCTGGAAACACAAGGGATCTCCCTGGAAGATTGCTAGCAGTTGATTCTAG TGGTTGTTTTGTTGCTGCCAGTGCATATGAAGATCGGTTGGCTCTATTTTCTGTGTCAGGGATTGGCAATGATATTGTTGATGAG AGGATAATGTATCCTACTGAAAGTGAAGGGACTGCAAGTATTTCTACAAGTAATCACAGAAGCACTTTAAGTGGTACTATTTGGAGCATGTGCTTTATTTCACAAGAttccaagcaatcaaacaaggAGCATAATCCTATACTAGCTGTTGTTCTAAATAG GAGGGGAAAACCTCAAAATGATTTGATACTGTTGGAATGGAATATTAAAGCACGTACAATCTCTGTCATTTCTCAGTTTGTTGAAGCTGAAGCTGGGTTTCTAGCACTTAACATTGTTGAAGTTCCTAACTCTCATGGACTTGCATTTCTATTCAGAGAAGGTGATGCTCTTTTGATGGATTTAAGAGACGCTTGCAACCCATGTTGCGTCTATAGGACTAACTTAAACTTTTTACCCAATGCCATGGAGGAGCAGACTTATATTGAGGACTCTTGTAAATTACAAGATGTTGACGATGAACGCTTTAATGTTGCTGCCTGTGCTTTGTTGGAGCTGAGTGATTATGATCCTATGTGCATAGACAATGACAGTGCCAGTACTAATCCAAGTTTCAAGTATGTATGCTCATGGAGTTGGGAACCTGAAAATAATAAAGATCCCAGGATGATCTTGTCTGTAAATACTGGAgaattttttatgattgaaaTTCTTTTTGAATCTGATGGCCTTAAAGTTAGTATCTCTGAGTGTCTTTATAAAGGTATGCCTTGTAAAGCACTTTTGTGGGTTAAAGGTGGATATATAGCTGCCTTTATAGAAATGGGAGATGGCATGGTTCTGAAATTGGAAGATGGAAGGCTATGCTATACAAACCCTATTCAAAATATTACACCAATACTGGACATGGCAGTTGTGGATTATCATGATGAGAAACATGATCAAGTGTTTGCCTGCAGTGGTGAGGCACCTGAGGGGTCGTTAAGGATAATTCGGAGTGGTATCAGTGTAGACAAGCTAATTAGGACTGCTCCCATATATCAGGGGGTCTATGGTGCTTGGACTGTTCGAATGAAAATTACTGATTCATATCATTCTTTTCTAGTGCTATCATTTGTTGAGCAGACAAGAATATTGTCAGTTGGATTAAGTTTTACAGACGTGACTGATTCAGTTGGTTTCCAACCTAATGTATGTACCTTGGCATGTGGCCTTTTTAGTGATGGTCTGCTTGTCCAGATCCACAAATCTACTGTTAGGCTTTGTTTGCCTACCAAGGGTGCTCATGCTGAAGGTATATCCATGTCCTCTCCTATTTGCACATCTTGGTCTCCAGATAACATGACCATCAATTTGGGGGCAGTTGGGCACAATTTCATAGTTGTGTCCACCTCTAACCCATGCTTCTTGTTTATTCTAGGGGTAAGGTTGCTATCAGCTTATCATTATGAAATTTATGAAATGCATCATTTAGGACTGCAGAATGAATTGTCATGCATTTCCATCCCTAGACAAAAAACTGAGCAGAAACAACCAAATTCATCTTCTGCAAATAAAAGAAGTACTTCTTCCCTTGTTAGTGGAGTTGACATCAATAAAACCTTTGTTATTGGCACACACAAGCCATCTGTTGAAATTTTGTCTTGTGGTCCTGATGGAGTTACGGTGGTTGCTTGTGGGACAATTTCATTAACAAATACAATGGGGACTACCTTAAGTGGCTGTGTACCTGAAGCTGTGCAGCTTGTATTTGTTGATAAGTATTATGTTCTTGCTGGATTGAGGAATGGAATGCTTCTTCGCTTTGAGTGGCCAACAAGATCATCTTCAATACCATTGACTGTGGATAATGCTGATTTATGTTCCACAAATTTGGTGAATTCTGTGGCCAATGCTTTTGACAAGAGAAATGACCTGCCTTCCGTGCTTCAGTTGATTGCCATTCGTCGTATTGGTGTTACTCCAGTTTTCTTGGTGCCCTTGGATGACTCGCTTGATGCTGATATAATTGTTCTATGTGAGAGACCTTGGTTGTTGCATAGCGCAAGACACAGCCTTTCCTATACTTCTATTTCATTTCAGCCATCCACACATGTTACTCCTGTTTGCTCCATTGAGTTTCCTAAAGGAATACTATTTGTTGCAGAAAACAGTTTACATCTT GTGGAGATGGTGCACAGTAAGAGAATTAATGCACAGAAGTTTCATTTAGAAGGCACTCTACGCAAGATCCTGTATCACAATGAAAGCAGGATGTTGCTTGTGTTGAGGACTGGACTGAATTATGGTACATGCTCGTCTGACATATGTTTTGTGGATCCCACAAGTGGGTCAGTGCATTCATCTTTTAGACTCGAACCTGGAGAAACAGGAAAATCCATGGAATTAGTAAGGGTTGGAAGTGAGCAGGCTCTTGTAGTTGGAACTAGTCTGTCTTCTGGTCCGGCCATAATGCCCAGTGGGGAAGCTGAGAG TGCTAGGGGTCGCCTTCTTGTTCTTTGCCTTGATCATGTGCAAAATTCAGATAGTGGTTCAATGACATTATGTTCAAAGGCAGGATCGTCATCTCTACGAACTTCACCATTTCATGAAATTGTTACATATGCTCCCGAACAGTTATCAGGCAGCAGTCTTGGCAGCAGCCCCGATGATAATAGTTCCGATGGGATCAAACTAGATGAAAATGAAGTATGGCAGTTCCGGTTTGCTTATGGCAATACATGGCAGGGAATGGTGCTTGCAATCTGTCCTTATCTTGATCGTTACTTCCTGGCATCAGCTGGCAATACT TTTTATGTTTGTGGTTTCCCAAATGACAATCCCCAAAGAGTGAGAAAGTTTGCGCAGGGAAGGACACGTTTCTTGGTAACATCATTGACTGTACATTTCACTAGAATCGCTGTTGGTGATTGTCGTGATGGTGTCCTTTTCTATTCCTACCATGAG GATACAAAAAAATTGGAGCAACTTTACTCTGACCCATCGCTGAGGTTAGTTGCTGATTGCATTCTTATGGATGCTGAAACGGCTGTCGTTTCGGATCGTAAAGGAAGCATTGCTGTTTTATGTTCAGATCATTTGGAAG ATAATGCAAGTCCAGAATGCAATTTGTCACTAAATTGTGCTTATTTCATGGGTGAAATAGCCATGAGCATTCAGAAG GGTTCATATTCATACCGTCTTCCAGCTGACGATGCTCTGCAAGGAGCCAATTGGCCCAAGACAAACATTGATTCACTACAAAATACAATTATTGCTAGTACTCTGTTAGGAAGCATCATGATCTTCATCCCTTTATCAAG GGAAGAATATGAGCTCTTAGAAGCAGTGCAAACAAGACTTGCTGTACATCATTTGACTGCACCTATTCTTGGGAACGATCATAATGAGTTTCGCAGCCGTGAAAATCCA GCCGGAACACCCAAAATACTTGATGGTGATATGTTGACTCAGTTTCTGGAGTTGACAAGCATGCAACAACAGATCATTTTATCATCCGACCCACCGGAAATGGTAAAATCAAGTTTGAAGTCACTCCTACCTCCACATGTTCCTATTAATCAGGTTGTTCAACTTCTTGAACGAGTTCATTATGCGCTGAACTAA
- the LOC130935633 gene encoding serine/threonine-protein phosphatase PP2A catalytic subunit yields MGANSLPSDSTHDLDEQISQLMQCKPLSEQQVRVLCEKAKEILMDESNVQPVKSPVTICGDIHGQFHDLAELFRIGGKCPDTNYLFMGDYVDRGYYSVETVTLLVALKVRYPQRITILRGNHESRQITQVYGFYDECLRKYGSANVWKIFTDLFDFFPLTALVESEIFCLHGGLSPSIETLDNIRSFDRVQEVPHEGAMCDLLWSDPDDRCGWGISPRGAGYTFGQDISEQFNHTNSLKLIARAHQLVMDGFNWAHEQKVVTIFSAPNYCYRCGNMASILEVDDCKGHTFIQFEPAPRRGEPDVTRRTPDYFL; encoded by the exons ATGGGCGCAAATTCGTTGCCATCTGACTCCACTCATGATCTCGACGAGCAGATCTCGCAGCTCATGCAGTGCAAGCCACTTTCTGAGCAACAG GTTAGAGTTTTATGTGAGAAGGCTAAGGAGATTTTAATGGATGAAAGTAATGTGCAG CCTGTGAAAAGCCCCGTGACAATTTGTGGTGATATTCATGGGCAGTTTCATGATCTTGCTGAACTATTTCGGATTGGAGGGAAG TGTCCAGATACTAATTACTTGTTTATGGGTGATTACGTGGACCGAGGATATTATTCAGTTGAGACTGTAACG CTGCTTGTGGCACTGAAAGTGCGGTATCCTCAACGAATAACCATTCTTAGAGGAAACCATGAAAGCCGTCAG ATCACACAAGTATATGGATTTTACGATGAGTGCCTAAGAAA GTATGGTAGTGCTAATGTCTGGAAGATCTTTACAGACctttttgatttttttcctCTGACCGCATTG GTGGAGTCTGAAATTTTCTGTCTGCATGGTGGACTTTCACCTTCAATTGAGACCCTTGATAACATAAGGAGCTTTGATCGTGTTCAAGAGGTTCCTCATGAAGGGGCCATGTGTGATCTTCTGTGGTCTGATCCAGATGACAGATGTGGCTGGGGAATTTCTCCACGGGGTGCTGGATATACTTTTGGCCAG GATATATCTGAACAATTTAATCACACAAACAGTCTGAAGCTGATTGCTAGAGCTCATCAGCTGGTTATGGATGGATTTAACTGGGCTCAT GAACAAAAGGTGGTTACGATTTTCAGTGCACCCAACTACTGTTACCGATGTGGGAACATGGCTTCCATATTGGAGGTTGATGATTGCAAGGGCCACACATTTATCCAG TTCGAACCTGCTCCAAGGAGAGGAGAACCTGATGTTACCCGTAGAACTCCCGATTACTTCCTATAA
- the LOC130933197 gene encoding probable flavin-containing monooxygenase 1 produces the protein MEKQVGIIGAGISGLIACKYIKAKGFHPIVFEATNTIGGVWTKTLNSTILQTPKVMYQFSDFPWPSSVTQDFPDHNEVLDYIKEYAQHFDLIKHIKFNTRVEGIEYQGPSMEEIQAWHLWNGTGEAFSTRGKWKVSVTDTQNGLNSIEVYTLDFVILCIGRFSDVPNIPEFPSEKGPEVFGGQVIHSMEYASMDSQTATEFIKGKQVTVVGFQKSALDTAMECSTVNGVDHPCRVLYKTEHWNLPDYLPWGIPLAYLYLNRFAELMVHKPGESFFLSLVATVLAPLRWVFSKFVESHIDRKLGLSEVGMVPSHSFHREINNCLISTVPDNFFDKVKEGSIVLKKAPRFWFSKEGVVIDGEEASPLKTDLVILATGFKGDIKLRNIFVSPTFQNLILGSPNSTVPLYRECIQPEIPQVAVIGFSESAANLYTSEMRCRWVAELVDGRFKLPSIEEMKKDIRKWDEYMKKYSGNYYRRSCIAALHIWYNDQLCKDMGWNHRRKKGIFSELFQPYGPLDYSF, from the exons CCTTAAACTCCACAATACTCCAAACTCCCAAAGTGATGTATCAGTTCTCAGATTTTCCATGGCCATCTTCTGTAACACAAGATTTCCCTGACCACAACGAGGTGCTTGATTATATCAAAGAATACGCCCAGCACTTTGACCTGATTAAGCACATCAAGTTCAATACTCGAGTTGAGGGAATTGAGTACCAAggcccttccatggaagagatCCAAGCATGGCATCTATGGAATGGAACCGGTGAGGCTTTCAGCACAAGAGGAAAATGGAAAGTTTCAGTGACGGATACACAAAACGGTTTAAATTCAATTGAG GTATATACATTAGACTTTGTGATCCTCTGCATAGGGAGGTTCAGTGATGTTCCAAACATTCCAGAATTTCCTTCAGAGAAAGGACCAGAGGTCTTTGGAGGCCAAGTCATACACTCAATGGAGTATGCTTCTATGGATTCTCAAACTGCAACTGAGTTCATAAAAGGGAAGCAAGTCACTGTCGTTGGATTTCAGAAATCTGCTCTAGACACCGCAATGGAGTGCTCTACAGTAAATG GTGTTGATCATCCATGCCGAGTGCTATACAAAACAGAACATTGGAACCTTCCAGATTACCTGCCATGGGGCATTCCTCTGGCTTATCTATACCTTAATCGTTTTGCCGAGCTTATGGTTCATAAGCCCGGCGAAAGCTTCTTCCTGAGTTTGGTTGCCACTGTTCTTGCACCTCTG aGATGGGTGTTCTCAAAGTTTGTTGAAAGCCACATAGATAGGAAACTTGGGTTATCAGAGGTTGGGATGGTACCAAGTCATAGCTTTCACCGAGAAATCAACAATTGTTTGATCTCTACTGTCCCTGATAATTTCTTTGACAAGGTTAAAGAGGGAAGTATTGTATTGAAGAAAGCTCCAAGATTTTGGTTCTCCAAAGAAGGTGTTGTGATTGATGGAGAAGAAGCCTCTCCTCTAAAGACTGATTTGGTAATATTAGCTACTGGCTTCAAGGGTGACATCAAACTCAGAAACATATTTGTGTCTCCCACTTTCCAAAATCTCATACTTGGCTCTCCAAATTCAACTGTTCCATTATACAG GGAATGCATCCAGCCAGAAATCCCACAAGTGGCTGTGATTGGATTCTCTGAAAGTGCAGCAAATTTGTATACATCAGAAATGAGGTGCCGTTGGGTTGCAGAGCTTGTGGATGGAAGATTCAAGCTACCAAGCATTGAGGAAATGAAGAAAGATATAAGAAAATGGGATGAATACATGAAGAAATACTCAGGGAATTACTATAGAAGATCATGCATAGCTGCATTGCACATATGGTATAATGATCAACTATGCAAGGACATGGGTTGGAACCATAGAAGGAAGAAAGGCATATTTTCAGAGCTATTTCAACCTTATGGTCCTCTAGATTATTCTTTTTAA
- the LOC130935632 gene encoding lipid phosphate phosphatase delta, which translates to MEAADAAVWQGAVLGGIVIWVVTASFLDVTFKLRSFLQPWVSHHVDIGVPFILQIQNYRFGFLDALFSGLSCVVSVPFYTGFLPLLFWSGHGKLARQMTLLIAFCDYTGNCIKDVVSAPRPPSPPVHRITATKDEEDNALEYGLPSSHTLNTVCLSGYLLHYVLYHTQIDGVHATYIGVPLVVLLVTLIGFARVYLGMHSVIDIIAGLLFGLAILAFWLSVDEYIDNFVVSGQNVISFWAGLSFLLLFAYPTPEIPTPSFEYHTCFNGVALGIVTGVQLTYHQFHSEFVPRLFTSEMKILVFAGRVLVGIPTILIVKFCSKALAKWTIPVVANTLGIPIKSSSYIPKLNPLVTGNKPKEGYFQKLLSTQDSFDVDTGIRFVQYTGLAWSVVDLVPSLFTYLSL; encoded by the exons atggagGCTGCAGATGCAGCAGTGTGGCAAGGTGCGGTTTTGGGTGGAATAGTGATATGGGTTGTCACAGCTTCATTCCTCGATGTTACTTTCAAGCTTAGATCTTTCCTTCAACCTTGGGTTTCTCACCATGTCGATATTGGAGTCCCTTTCATCCTTCAGATCCAG AATTACCGGTTTGGCTTCTTGGATGCATTGTTCTCGGGTTTGTCTTGCGTTGTTTCTGTGCCCTTCTACACTGGTTTCCTCCCTCTGCTTTTTTGG AGTGGCCATGGTAAATTGGCGAGACAGATGACGTTGTTGATTGCGTTTTGTGATTACACTGGAAACTGCATAAAG GATGTGGTTTCTGCTCCAAGACCCCCTTCTCCCCCTGTCCATAGAATTACTGCTACaaaagatgaagaagataaTGCTTTAGAATATGGACTCCCTTCTTCTCATACTCTTAACACAGTTTGCTTATCCGG CTACCTTTTGCACTATGTGCTGTATCATACTCAAATAGATGGTGTCCATGCTACCTATATTGGAGTTCCTCTTGTTGTATTGTTGGTGACTCTCATTGGCTTCG CAAGAGTCTATCTTGGCATGCACAGTGTGATTGATATCATTGCTGGGCTTCTTTTTGGACTTGCGATCCTTGCATTTTGGCTTTCAGTTGATGAATACATAGACAATTTTGTGGTCTCTGGACAAAACG TTATATCATTTTGGGCTGGCTTGAGCTTCCTCTTGCTTTTTGCTTATCCAACTCCAGAGATTCCAACTCCGAGTTTTGAATATCACACTTGTTTCAATGGTGTTGCATTGGGAATT GTAACGGGGGTACAGCTAACTTATCATCAATTTCACAGTGAATTTGTGCCTCGTTTGTTCACTTCAGAAATGAAGATACTTGTATTTGCGGGAAGAGTGTTGGTGGGGATTCCAACAATTTTGattgtgaaattctgcagcaaGGCTCTAGCAAAATGGACGATTCCAGTGGTTGCAAACACATTGGGCATTCCAATAAAGTCAAGCAGCTATATCCCGAAATTGAATCCATTAGTCACGGGAAATAAGCCTAAAGAAGGTTACTTCCAAAAGCTGCTTTCAACGCAGGACTCATTTGATGTTGATACCGGAATTAGATTTGTTCAGTATACTGGCCTTGCATGGTCTGTAGTAGATCTTGTGCCATCTCTTTTTACATACTTGAGTTTGTGA